One genomic window of Salvia miltiorrhiza cultivar Shanhuang (shh) chromosome 4, IMPLAD_Smil_shh, whole genome shotgun sequence includes the following:
- the LOC131019943 gene encoding uncharacterized protein LOC131019943, producing the protein MSFNTVSGGNSSSSWSSRRQCDEWENNPKFCACEGKKCRASLMTSWTDDNPGRRFYGCRNWKTKNCGYFDWMDEPMSERAKEVINDLKRENLKLLKFKESSRSSIDVDSEIAKLWDVLQALKEESRKIRKKSRFMTYILLGSWLMFVYFALA; encoded by the exons ATGAGTTTCAATACAGTTTCCGGTGGGAATTCGTCGAGCTCATGGAGCAGTCGACGTCAGTGCGATGAATGGGAGAATAATCCAAAGTTTTGTGCGTGCGAAGGTAAAAAGTGTAGGGCTTCCTTGATGACATCATGGACAGATGATAACCCCGGTAGGAGGTTCTACGGTTGTCGGAATTGGAAG ACAAaaaattgtggttattttgaTTGGATGGACGAACCTATGAGTGAAAGAGCAAAGGAAGTTATCAATGACTTGAAAAGGGAGAATCTCAAGCTCTTGAAGTTCAAGGAAAGCTCAAGGTCAAGCATTGATGTGGATAGTGAAATTGCTAAGCTTTGGGATGTTTTGCAAGCTTTGAAAGAAGAATCAAGGAAGATAAGGAAGAAAAGTAGATTTATGACATACATCTTGCTTGGCTCTTGGTTGATGTTTGTATATTTCGCTCtagcttag